In Campylobacter showae CSUNSWCD, one genomic interval encodes:
- a CDS encoding ABC transporter permease → MKNMQLRLIKSSITGSKVQKGMAFITILLATVLIACMLNITLKIGDQIASELRGYGSNIVVLPKGEALAIEIEGKNFTPLKSQNYLNEEDLHKIKEIFWRNNIVAFAPFLNGEVKDASGEKYQITGTWFDKFANVADEPEFKTGVKTLFGFWAVDGKWIEDDDVTNVLVGENLAAKRNLSVGGELNLNGRSVKIAGVLKGAGEESYKIVTSLKLAQELLGKPGQYSKAEVSAMTIPENDLSVKARRNLDNLDSAEYDMWYCSAYVSSIAYQIEENYAGVAAKAMMQVSDAESNIVKKIQSLMGIVSVIALAVSSIGITSLMTSEIYRRKKEIGLLKAIGASNFEIYALFASESLVVAFFAGILGAFLGYALSYIIAYSIFGYGIGIAWIVLPLSIAFALLISIAGSLVPMRSVVKLLPAEVLYDRK, encoded by the coding sequence ATGAAAAATATGCAACTAAGGCTCATAAAAAGCTCGATCACCGGCTCGAAGGTGCAAAAAGGTATGGCTTTTATCACCATACTTTTGGCGACGGTTTTGATCGCTTGTATGCTAAATATCACGCTAAAAATCGGTGATCAGATCGCTAGCGAGCTGCGCGGCTACGGCTCAAACATCGTCGTCTTGCCAAAGGGCGAAGCGCTAGCCATCGAGATCGAGGGTAAAAACTTCACTCCGCTAAAATCGCAAAACTACCTAAACGAAGAGGATTTGCATAAGATCAAGGAAATTTTCTGGCGAAACAACATCGTGGCTTTTGCTCCGTTTCTAAACGGCGAGGTAAAGGACGCTAGCGGAGAAAAATATCAAATCACGGGCACTTGGTTTGATAAATTTGCAAACGTGGCCGACGAGCCCGAGTTTAAAACTGGCGTGAAAACGCTATTTGGTTTTTGGGCGGTTGATGGCAAATGGATAGAGGACGACGACGTAACAAACGTGCTCGTAGGCGAAAATTTAGCGGCAAAGCGAAATTTGAGCGTCGGCGGCGAGCTAAATTTAAACGGACGTAGCGTAAAAATCGCAGGCGTGCTAAAAGGAGCCGGCGAAGAGAGCTATAAGATCGTAACCTCGCTAAAGCTAGCCCAGGAGCTTTTAGGCAAGCCGGGGCAATACTCAAAAGCCGAGGTTTCAGCAATGACGATCCCGGAAAACGACCTCTCCGTCAAGGCCAGGCGAAATTTAGACAACCTAGACAGCGCCGAGTACGATATGTGGTACTGCTCGGCCTACGTTAGCTCCATAGCCTATCAGATCGAGGAGAACTACGCGGGCGTAGCGGCAAAGGCGATGATGCAGGTAAGCGACGCCGAGAGTAATATCGTGAAAAAAATCCAAAGCCTAATGGGTATCGTTAGCGTCATCGCGCTTGCGGTCTCCTCTATCGGCATTACATCGCTGATGACTAGCGAAATTTACAGACGTAAAAAAGAGATCGGCCTACTAAAAGCCATAGGTGCGAGCAACTTTGAAATTTACGCCCTTTTTGCGAGCGAAAGCCTAGTCGTGGCGTTTTTTGCGGGCATTTTGGGAGCGTTTTTGGGTTACGCGCTAAGCTACATAATCGCTTACAGTATCTTTGGCTACGGCATCGGCATCGCTTGGATCGTGCTTCCGCTTAGTATCGCTTTTGCGCTTCTTATCTCGATCGCGGGCTCACTCGTGCCGATGAGAAGCGTCGTTAAACTCTTGCCTGCGGAGGTGCTATATGATCGCAAATAA
- a CDS encoding ABC transporter permease yields MIANKGFFYNVIFKSLRFGAARVGVIIVSILLGACVTAAFVNVYLDIDSKVTKELKSYGANVVFAPADPVSDAVNEAKFNEKIAKIPSDKLIGQSGYLFTQVNIGPTTAIAMGVKFSDLMRVKPFLEVKEGQGITLDFDERNALIGTDLAKQSGFKVGDVIEVRQIGANAGEKVKIRGIVQDGDKEDSLLIISLPLAQKIANEPNTLNYAEAVVTGKFDYISELGKSLSDEQISVKPVAKISKSEGLILDKIKLLMALVSFVILLITSMCVNTTLSAILFSRSKEIALLRALGASKKNVLNLFGVETFVTAFAAAFVGAILGYGLAQILGYAIFDSSIDFRFMSIPIAMAISLVFAGVASIYPIKRALENKMADILRGE; encoded by the coding sequence ATGATCGCAAATAAGGGCTTTTTTTATAACGTCATCTTTAAAAGTCTGCGCTTTGGCGCGGCTAGAGTCGGCGTCATCATCGTCTCTATCTTGCTTGGCGCGTGCGTGACGGCGGCGTTTGTAAACGTGTATCTAGATATCGATTCAAAAGTAACCAAGGAGCTAAAAAGCTACGGCGCAAACGTGGTTTTTGCTCCAGCAGACCCCGTTAGCGACGCGGTAAACGAGGCTAAATTTAACGAAAAGATCGCCAAAATCCCAAGCGACAAGCTAATCGGACAGAGCGGATACCTTTTCACGCAGGTAAACATAGGCCCAACGACTGCGATTGCTATGGGCGTCAAATTTAGCGATCTAATGCGGGTTAAGCCGTTTTTAGAGGTTAAAGAAGGTCAGGGCATAACGCTAGATTTTGACGAGAGAAACGCGCTAATCGGCACCGATCTAGCCAAACAAAGCGGATTTAAGGTCGGCGACGTGATTGAAGTGAGGCAAATCGGCGCGAATGCAGGCGAAAAGGTAAAGATCCGCGGCATCGTGCAAGACGGCGACAAAGAGGACTCGCTACTCATCATCTCGCTGCCTCTAGCGCAAAAGATAGCAAACGAGCCAAACACGCTAAACTACGCCGAAGCCGTAGTGACGGGCAAATTTGACTACATAAGCGAGCTTGGCAAGAGCCTTAGCGACGAGCAAATTTCGGTTAAACCAGTGGCTAAAATTTCAAAATCAGAGGGTCTGATTTTAGATAAGATTAAGCTTTTGATGGCGCTAGTTAGCTTTGTGATCTTGCTGATTACTTCGATGTGCGTAAACACGACGCTAAGCGCGATTTTGTTCTCGCGCTCAAAAGAGATCGCGCTGCTTAGAGCACTGGGAGCTAGTAAGAAAAATGTATTAAATTTGTTTGGCGTCGAGACCTTCGTTACGGCGTTTGCGGCGGCTTTTGTAGGCGCTATTTTAGGCTACGGCTTGGCGCAAATTTTAGGCTACGCGATTTTTGATTCGAGCATAGATTTTAGATTTATGAGCATACCGATAGCGATGGCGATCTCGCTCGTTTTTGCGGGCGTAGCCTCGATCTATCCGATCAAACGGGCGCTAGAAAACAAGATGGCCGATATTTTAAGAGGAGAATGA
- a CDS encoding ABC transporter ATP-binding protein — MQYAIRLNGIEKRFGEVRALECITFDVNAGEWVSIMGPSGSGKSTLVNILSLMDEPTAGTYTLGGDDASRLSDEETLKFRREKIGLIFQQFHLIPYLNCVENVMIAQYYHSSVDEEDAKKALERVGLGHRLDHRPSQLSGGEQQRLCIARALINDPDILIADEPTGNLDEANERVVLELFQKLRSEGKTILLITHNPDLGQFGDKIVYLRHGKMENIHYVSDGERAEACERLASEPKGQTAFATV, encoded by the coding sequence ATGCAATACGCGATAAGATTAAACGGGATAGAAAAAAGATTCGGAGAAGTAAGGGCGCTAGAGTGTATTACATTTGACGTAAACGCCGGCGAGTGGGTTAGCATAATGGGCCCAAGCGGCAGCGGTAAAAGTACGCTGGTAAATATCCTCTCGCTGATGGATGAGCCCACAGCCGGCACGTACACGCTAGGCGGAGATGACGCTAGCAGGCTTAGCGACGAGGAGACGCTCAAATTTCGCCGCGAAAAGATCGGGCTGATATTTCAGCAGTTTCACCTCATCCCCTACCTAAACTGCGTCGAAAACGTGATGATAGCGCAGTACTATCACAGCAGCGTAGACGAAGAGGACGCTAAAAAGGCGCTCGAGCGGGTTGGACTAGGACACAGGCTAGATCACCGACCTAGCCAGCTTAGCGGCGGCGAGCAGCAGCGTCTGTGCATCGCGCGCGCTCTCATCAACGATCCTGATATCTTGATAGCCGACGAGCCGACTGGCAACCTAGACGAAGCAAACGAACGCGTGGTTTTGGAGCTATTTCAAAAGCTGCGAAGCGAGGGCAAAACCATCCTGCTCATCACTCACAACCCGGATCTTGGGCAGTTTGGCGACAAGATCGTCTATCTAAGGCACGGCAAGATGGAAAACATCCACTACGTGAGCGATGGTGAGCGTGCGGAGGCATGCGAGAGGCTAGCAAGCGAGCCAAAGGGTCAAACCGCCTTTGCGACGGTTTAA
- a CDS encoding TlpA family protein disulfide reductase, translating to MIKKYIFLVFAAVMIAGCGNSGFDKHHISLNSPKGVDTHYFPEGRRLKTDGKPYMLFFFGTSCGACVAQAPIVNEIYSELKDKFGVYGIFGPSLGFDKDIDMVRQHHIDYDVISDKISVDYFSKAVGGVMGVPAIFVFDGEGNLKKRFIGLTPKATLENEIKLVL from the coding sequence ATGATAAAAAAATATATATTTTTAGTTTTTGCGGCGGTGATGATCGCGGGCTGTGGAAATAGCGGCTTTGACAAACACCACATCAGCCTAAACTCGCCAAAGGGCGTAGATACGCACTATTTCCCCGAGGGCAGACGGCTCAAAACGGACGGCAAGCCTTATATGCTCTTTTTCTTCGGTACTTCTTGCGGCGCCTGCGTAGCGCAAGCCCCGATCGTAAATGAAATTTACTCCGAGCTTAAGGACAAATTCGGCGTTTACGGGATATTTGGACCCAGCCTTGGATTTGATAAAGATATCGACATGGTTAGGCAGCACCATATCGACTACGACGTGATTAGCGATAAAATTTCGGTCGATTATTTCAGCAAAGCAGTTGGCGGCGTGATGGGCGTGCCTGCGATCTTCGTCTTTGACGGCGAGGGCAATCTCAAAAAGCGCTTCATCGGACTCACTCCAAAAGCTACTCTTGAAAACGAGATCAAACTGGTATTATAG
- a CDS encoding complement resistance protein TraT, whose amino-acid sequence MKLKIFSILLFAIFFVGCGEPRTPELYARSTMPIFITNGDVKKAPRSVYVYFKNSSGYANTLENTVRNKLLQNGFTQSMDQKSADIVIMGDFASLQRLERRERPRVYMNMGYGFGSYGRTRSMGFGMLFGDPFDDDFYDRTDYYLYRAYISVMIRANGSEQRTNLEIESGQNLYSPSYIIPYIEEKAATQILSFFYP is encoded by the coding sequence ATGAAACTAAAAATTTTCTCTATTTTGCTATTTGCGATTTTTTTCGTAGGTTGCGGCGAACCGCGCACGCCCGAGCTTTACGCTAGAAGCACGATGCCGATTTTTATCACTAACGGCGACGTGAAAAAAGCCCCTCGTAGCGTCTACGTTTACTTTAAAAACTCCTCAGGCTACGCAAACACGCTAGAAAATACCGTGCGAAACAAGTTACTGCAAAACGGCTTTACTCAAAGCATGGATCAAAAGAGCGCAGATATCGTAATAATGGGCGATTTTGCGAGCTTACAGCGCCTTGAGCGACGCGAACGCCCGCGAGTTTATATGAATATGGGATATGGCTTTGGCAGCTACGGGCGCACGCGAAGCATGGGCTTTGGCATGCTTTTTGGCGACCCGTTTGACGATGATTTTTACGATAGGACGGATTATTATCTTTATAGAGCCTATATCAGCGTGATGATCCGCGCAAACGGCAGCGAACAAAGGACAAATCTCGAGATCGAAAGCGGGCAAAATCTTTATTCGCCAAGTTATATAATCCCATACATAGAAGAAAAGGCAGCGACGCAGATACTTAGTTTCTTTTATCCTTAG
- a CDS encoding TonB-dependent receptor gives MRLAISLAAAATALFANGANPDVIKPVKDFTPPPPYTPNIAQSAFAENQFDRTPRDDYFFVTDLLDNSMDKFHVAGGFYGRTFYGSGLFKYRGANFYTILNTNFSKANRYKDGGGREWNYGYARQGQSAVVGFVPSELSEFRFTLVHDNIDDDKQPHHLMDAVKTERYVGKFNARIGAEDLSNTLNFELMLRDVSRNADNYRLRSAAQTVKVEIDRKIVDAELKYDADFGDFHNLAGISYQHDNHEGKRYQRQPGGWVFNGYRFADVTNKRTRIFDTLSYKFNDFHKLSLALNYDWMRSNLKGLNEPYFAPAAPLRTVKGLVRSVYGYDFDGSVKQDGLSASLKYDFTPNELDSYYAVLESLQRIPGNMERFNTLYGPMNNGWVSNPLLKPERHNRVNLGFTYKSEFYKDYLSSRQGEDSFSVGGHFIADDAQDLVIYDRRHAASSTPPINRNAVITRNVDARIYSVNLRGEYNFA, from the coding sequence ATGAGACTAGCTATCAGTCTGGCTGCGGCTGCGACGGCGCTATTTGCAAACGGCGCAAATCCCGACGTCATAAAGCCGGTAAAGGATTTTACGCCTCCTCCGCCTTATACGCCAAACATCGCTCAAAGCGCGTTTGCTGAAAATCAATTTGACCGCACGCCCAGGGATGATTATTTTTTCGTGACGGATTTGCTTGATAATTCTATGGATAAATTTCACGTTGCTGGCGGATTTTACGGCAGGACGTTTTACGGCTCGGGACTTTTTAAGTACCGCGGCGCAAATTTCTACACGATTTTAAACACAAATTTCTCTAAAGCCAACCGCTACAAAGACGGCGGCGGCAGGGAGTGGAACTACGGTTACGCTAGGCAGGGGCAAAGCGCAGTCGTGGGCTTCGTGCCTAGCGAGCTAAGCGAGTTTAGATTTACGCTCGTGCACGATAACATCGACGACGACAAGCAACCTCACCACCTAATGGACGCTGTTAAAACCGAGCGATACGTCGGTAAATTTAACGCTCGCATCGGCGCGGAGGATCTATCAAATACGCTAAATTTCGAGCTAATGCTACGCGACGTGAGCAGAAATGCCGACAACTACCGCCTAAGAAGCGCGGCTCAGACGGTCAAGGTCGAGATAGATAGAAAAATCGTAGACGCCGAGCTAAAATACGACGCTGATTTTGGCGACTTTCACAATCTTGCGGGCATCAGCTATCAGCACGATAATCACGAGGGCAAAAGGTATCAGAGGCAGCCCGGCGGATGGGTTTTTAACGGATATAGGTTTGCCGACGTGACAAATAAACGAACGAGGATTTTTGATACGCTAAGCTATAAATTTAACGACTTTCACAAGCTTAGTTTAGCTCTAAACTACGACTGGATGAGGTCAAATTTAAAGGGATTAAATGAGCCTTATTTTGCGCCTGCCGCGCCGCTTCGGACGGTAAAGGGGCTTGTCCGTAGCGTTTACGGATATGATTTTGACGGTAGCGTCAAACAAGACGGGCTAAGCGCCAGCCTAAAATATGACTTCACGCCAAACGAGCTAGATAGCTACTACGCGGTACTTGAGAGCTTGCAGCGCATACCTGGCAATATGGAGCGATTTAACACGCTTTACGGTCCGATGAATAACGGCTGGGTGAGTAACCCGCTGCTAAAACCGGAGCGCCACAACCGCGTAAATTTGGGCTTTACTTACAAGAGTGAATTTTATAAAGATTACTTAAGTTCGCGTCAGGGCGAGGATAGCTTTAGCGTGGGCGGGCACTTTATCGCAGACGACGCGCAGGATCTGGTTATCTACGATCGCCGTCATGCCGCTTCATCCACACCGCCAATAAACAGAAACGCCGTCATCACGCGCAACGTCGACGCTAGGATTTACAGCGTAAATTTGCGCGGCGAGTATAATTTCGCGTGA
- a CDS encoding ABC transporter substrate-binding protein has protein sequence MNRRGFLGLGAALGATAFAPNLLAKERFDVWGMPAIPSTMLAVASLQGELTKTHDIKLRIWNSPDQLRAGVASGEMKLTAAPSNVGVNLANQGMNFGLLNIMTNGLQNILVKDPSIKSIEDLVGKKLIMPFKNDMPDLVLRAICKKRGIDISKIEINYVQTPPEAIGLFLQKDFDAALSIEPMSSAAILRGKKMGTDVRVGFELPDVWGESFGIKPYIPQAGLIVDLDYYNANREVFEIFHKDMQNALKWILENKQSAAQIGAQYLPAPESALANAFERSNLTVTKAKDLTDELMSFFEVLFELNPKLLGGKMPDKSLFL, from the coding sequence ATGAACAGACGAGGATTTTTAGGACTTGGCGCGGCGCTAGGAGCGACTGCTTTTGCGCCAAATTTGCTTGCTAAAGAGAGATTTGACGTGTGGGGGATGCCCGCGATCCCTAGCACCATGCTAGCCGTGGCGAGCTTGCAAGGCGAGCTAACCAAAACTCACGACATAAAGCTAAGGATCTGGAACAGCCCCGATCAGCTGCGCGCTGGCGTGGCTAGCGGCGAGATGAAACTAACCGCGGCGCCTAGCAACGTGGGCGTAAATTTGGCCAATCAGGGCATGAATTTTGGCCTGCTAAACATCATGACTAACGGCCTTCAAAACATCCTCGTTAAAGACCCTAGCATCAAAAGCATCGAGGATCTAGTCGGCAAAAAACTAATCATGCCGTTTAAAAACGATATGCCAGACCTCGTGCTACGCGCCATCTGCAAAAAACGAGGCATAGATATCTCTAAAATCGAGATCAACTACGTCCAAACCCCGCCCGAAGCCATAGGGCTGTTTTTGCAAAAGGATTTTGACGCGGCCTTGTCGATCGAGCCGATGAGCTCGGCTGCGATACTGCGCGGTAAAAAAATGGGCACGGACGTGCGCGTTGGCTTTGAGCTGCCCGATGTTTGGGGCGAGAGCTTCGGCATCAAGCCATATATCCCGCAAGCAGGGCTCATCGTGGATCTAGACTACTATAACGCAAACAGGGAGGTTTTTGAGATATTTCACAAAGACATGCAAAACGCTCTAAAATGGATCCTAGAAAACAAACAAAGCGCGGCGCAAATCGGCGCGCAGTACCTGCCGGCTCCAGAGTCAGCGCTGGCAAACGCGTTTGAGCGTTCAAATTTGACCGTGACAAAGGCTAAGGATTTAACCGACGAGCTTATGAGCTTTTTTGAGGTGCTTTTTGAGCTAAATCCTAAGCTTCTTGGCGGCAAAATGCCTGATAAGAGCCTGTTTTTATGA
- a CDS encoding ABC transporter permease codes for MILVDNVKKDRGALLKVADYLWGGFSGLATIALIIALWQIGSELGGEFLLPAPQAVFVRAYELLADYKNSEINITLVRSLVGVGTACAIGITLGLVAGAYKSFAAFLKPVITTLLSMPPIIWIVLAIFWFGFGNASTIFTIIITVLPLTFASSMVGMMSVSEELKEMFDAYKLGVWKKIRHLYVPHLTSHIISSLSVAVGMGVKIVIMGELLGANDGMGAKIANARVMLDTTEVMAYVVLTIAIIMLFEYLVIEPLKITLMPWKR; via the coding sequence ATGATACTCGTCGATAACGTCAAAAAAGACCGCGGAGCGCTTTTAAAGGTCGCGGACTACCTTTGGGGCGGCTTTAGCGGCCTTGCGACGATCGCGCTTATCATCGCGCTTTGGCAGATCGGCAGCGAGCTGGGAGGAGAGTTTTTACTCCCCGCTCCGCAGGCTGTTTTCGTGCGGGCTTACGAGCTTTTGGCCGACTATAAAAACAGCGAGATAAACATCACTCTCGTGCGCTCGCTAGTCGGTGTCGGTACGGCCTGTGCCATCGGTATCACGCTGGGGCTGGTTGCCGGAGCGTATAAAAGCTTTGCCGCGTTTTTAAAGCCCGTGATCACCACGCTGCTTTCTATGCCGCCTATTATTTGGATCGTTTTAGCTATATTTTGGTTCGGGTTTGGAAACGCGAGCACTATATTTACGATCATCATCACGGTTTTGCCGCTAACCTTTGCTAGCTCGATGGTCGGCATGATGAGCGTAAGCGAGGAGCTAAAGGAGATGTTTGACGCCTATAAACTAGGCGTTTGGAAAAAAATTCGCCACCTTTACGTTCCGCACCTAACTAGCCACATCATCAGCTCTCTAAGCGTCGCTGTGGGCATGGGCGTAAAGATCGTCATCATGGGCGAGCTGCTAGGCGCAAACGACGGTATGGGCGCAAAGATCGCAAACGCGCGCGTGATGCTAGATACCACCGAGGTGATGGCCTACGTAGTGCTTACTATCGCTATCATTATGCTTTTTGAGTATCTGGTTATCGAGCCGCTCAAGATCACGCTAATGCCGTGGAAAAGGTAG
- a CDS encoding ABC transporter ATP-binding protein, protein MLELQNLEYEILRDKVVRDFSLKVGAGEVVTLFGASGCGKTTILRLISGLIDPRKGKIINKFNKTTYLFQENRLLEWKNALENVLLVMDEPSEKTVLQLFARLGLTEKDALKYPDELSGGMRQRVAFVRAIVTKPDLLLMDEPFSGLDYDMKEILIDIVTHRVEEGMSVVLVTHDRMEAARMSSKICFLASKGAVIERELELDRTFSQRDFAYASGVIDANFKGKIYYD, encoded by the coding sequence ATGCTGGAACTTCAAAATTTAGAATACGAAATTTTACGCGACAAGGTCGTGCGCGACTTTAGTTTAAAGGTCGGCGCGGGCGAAGTAGTGACGCTCTTTGGCGCGAGCGGGTGCGGTAAAACCACGATCCTGCGCCTGATCTCGGGCCTCATAGATCCTCGCAAAGGCAAAATAATCAATAAATTTAACAAAACCACCTATCTATTTCAGGAAAATCGCCTGCTGGAGTGGAAAAATGCGCTCGAAAACGTACTGCTCGTGATGGACGAGCCTAGTGAAAAGACCGTGCTACAGCTCTTTGCGAGACTTGGGCTAACAGAGAAAGACGCGCTAAAATACCCTGACGAGCTAAGCGGCGGCATGCGTCAAAGGGTTGCTTTCGTGCGGGCGATCGTGACGAAGCCTGATTTACTACTGATGGACGAGCCGTTTTCGGGGCTTGATTATGATATGAAAGAAATTTTAATCGACATCGTCACGCACCGCGTCGAGGAGGGTATGAGCGTCGTGCTGGTGACTCACGACAGGATGGAGGCTGCGCGCATGTCTAGTAAAATTTGCTTTTTAGCGAGCAAGGGCGCGGTGATCGAGCGCGAGCTGGAGCTTGACCGCACCTTTTCGCAGCGGGATTTTGCCTACGCTAGCGGCGTGATAGACGCAAATTTTAAAGGAAAAATTTATTATGATTAA
- a CDS encoding NnrS family protein, producing the protein MINDFFTHPMRIFFLTSAVCAVLGGVVFFTPVDFVSWHKFIFLHLVAALAYAGFLLTGLTDWTNFGGGLKKHAYVMFSFFAASFVSAFFSLFAAHFFMSLFWAYLAGLCVYMIWLDRNDDQLGVLAFLLGILGFEIYYLLSGEEKFLNLQIHLHVIAILLVSFRVSVVLGKEALNREPGMQDAAFVPNFVYKNIAIVSVCAFLLVSVFFEGSKAVNFAAIACGSAILAKLKEWHYKELLRHSFVIYYYLMQLLLAAAYVGYGASGILGLGLETNMLHVIALNGIIFSIMLIFNIAGLRHSGQELEFLRLSKIAFVLVIAAGICRGFLAYVWSGFYIHLPATLIAVAFALWFIDFYKIFRDNEFSDDPE; encoded by the coding sequence ATGATTAACGACTTTTTTACCCATCCGATGAGAATTTTTTTCCTTACGAGCGCGGTTTGCGCGGTGCTAGGCGGGGTGGTGTTTTTTACGCCCGTGGATTTTGTTAGCTGGCACAAATTTATCTTTTTGCACCTTGTTGCAGCGCTTGCGTATGCTGGATTTTTGCTAACGGGACTAACTGATTGGACGAATTTCGGCGGAGGGCTAAAAAAGCACGCCTACGTTATGTTTTCGTTTTTTGCGGCGAGTTTTGTTAGCGCATTTTTTAGCCTGTTTGCGGCACACTTTTTTATGTCGCTTTTTTGGGCGTATCTGGCCGGGCTTTGCGTTTATATGATCTGGCTCGACCGCAACGACGATCAGCTGGGCGTTTTGGCATTTTTGCTAGGCATTCTTGGCTTTGAGATTTATTATCTGCTTAGCGGTGAGGAGAAGTTTTTAAATTTACAAATCCATCTGCATGTTATCGCGATTTTGCTCGTATCTTTTCGCGTTAGCGTGGTGCTCGGCAAAGAGGCGCTAAACCGCGAGCCTGGCATGCAAGACGCGGCCTTTGTGCCAAATTTCGTTTATAAAAACATCGCGATCGTTAGCGTTTGCGCGTTTTTGTTAGTTAGTGTGTTTTTTGAGGGCAGCAAGGCTGTAAATTTCGCCGCGATAGCCTGCGGTAGCGCGATTTTAGCCAAGCTAAAAGAGTGGCACTACAAGGAGCTTTTGCGTCATAGCTTCGTGATTTATTACTACCTGATGCAGCTTTTGCTGGCGGCGGCTTATGTCGGTTATGGCGCGAGCGGGATTTTGGGGCTTGGGCTGGAGACAAATATGCTGCACGTCATCGCGCTAAACGGCATTATTTTTAGCATTATGCTTATCTTTAACATCGCTGGCCTGCGCCACAGCGGGCAGGAGCTTGAGTTTTTACGCCTTAGCAAGATTGCCTTTGTGCTCGTTATCGCCGCCGGCATTTGCAGGGGCTTTTTGGCTTACGTTTGGAGCGGATTTTATATCCATCTGCCCGCGACGCTTATCGCCGTAGCCTTCGCGCTTTGGTTTATTGATTTTTATAAAATTTTCAGAGATAACGAGTTTAGCGACGATCCGGAGTAG
- a CDS encoding alpha/beta hydrolase: MKEEFEIARKRVTIYRIKAQNLTLKADDDGLQNAGAPIVFYSAFANEADDIARALSELDGVNLTLAAVGGLEWSSEMTPWPMPALFKKEPPFEGGADEYLQTLTQQIAPAVLAKTGDAAWLGISGYSLGGLFALYSLYKTPMFTRVASVSGSLWYKDFREFALGSHLAGKPERAYLSIGDRESMSKNEYLKTALDATRDIAAHFESSDVRSKFELNPGNHYADEIGRTVKALVWLVDG; encoded by the coding sequence GTGAAAGAGGAATTTGAAATAGCCCGTAAAAGAGTCACAATCTACCGCATTAAAGCGCAAAATTTAACGCTAAAGGCGGATGATGACGGTTTGCAAAACGCAGGTGCACCGATAGTATTTTATAGCGCGTTTGCGAACGAAGCAGACGATATCGCGCGAGCTTTAAGCGAGCTTGATGGCGTAAATCTCACACTCGCGGCAGTGGGCGGACTGGAGTGGAGCTCCGAAATGACGCCATGGCCGATGCCTGCTCTTTTTAAGAAGGAGCCGCCTTTTGAGGGCGGGGCGGATGAGTATTTGCAAACGCTAACGCAGCAGATCGCGCCTGCCGTGCTGGCAAAAACGGGCGATGCGGCGTGGCTCGGGATCTCCGGGTACTCGCTAGGCGGGCTTTTCGCGCTTTATTCGCTTTATAAAACGCCTATGTTTACGCGCGTCGCTAGCGTTTCGGGCTCGCTTTGGTATAAGGATTTTCGCGAGTTTGCGCTGGGCTCGCATCTTGCGGGCAAGCCGGAGCGTGCGTATCTCTCGATCGGCGACCGCGAGAGCATGAGCAAAAACGAATACCTAAAAACGGCGCTAGACGCCACACGCGATATTGCCGCGCACTTTGAGAGTTCGGATGTCAGAAGCAAATTTGAGCTAAATCCTGGCAATCACTATGCAGACGAGATAGGGCGCACGGTAAAGGCTCTAGTGTGGTTAGTCGACGGTTAA